The following proteins come from a genomic window of Dreissena polymorpha isolate Duluth1 chromosome 1, UMN_Dpol_1.0, whole genome shotgun sequence:
- the LOC127864662 gene encoding ATP-dependent DNA helicase RecQ-like, whose amino-acid sequence MEGRRFPTRVPTNWGTAQPDRTDVPLLAVTATATEKVQQNIHQGLLLSDDALSVGVLPDRPNIRLGVRKSTDHAEEELVWLLQQFQTTPTLVKTIIFCKSYRCVYQVWSWLVIQLGNTSYDGQHRSYNRVVEMFTSSTTDATKERILNDFRAGRVSVVVATVAFGLGIDIPDVWLVVHWGALRSILSYWQSR is encoded by the exons atggaG GGGCGAAGATTTCCGACCAGAGTTCCGACAAATTGGGGAACTGCGCAGCCTGACAGAACTGATGTACCCTTGCTTGCAGTTACTGCTACAGCAACAGAGAAGGTACAGCAGAATATACACCAAGGTCTGCTGTTGTCCGACGATGCGTTATCCGTCGGCGTATTACCCGACAG ACCGAATATTCGACTGGGGGTTAGAAAATCGACTGATCACGCTGAGGAAGAGCTGGTGTGGTTGCTGCAACAGTTTCAGACAACACCCACACTGGTCAAGACTATAATATTCTGCAA GTCGTACAGGTGTGTATATCAAGTGTGGTCATGGTTGGTTATTCAACTCGGTAACACGTCTTACGACGGGCAGCACCGTAGCTACAACCgcgttgttgaaatgtttacatcTTCAACAACGGACGCCACGAAGGAGAGGATTCTAAATGATTTCCGGGCCGGAAGAGTTAGCGTTGTTGTGGCAACAGTCGCCTTTGGGCTTGGA ATCGACATTCCGGACGTGTGGCTCGTGGTCCACTGGGGCGCACTGCGCTCTATCCTGTCTTACTGGCAGAGCCGGTAG